The Leptodactylus fuscus isolate aLepFus1 chromosome 3, aLepFus1.hap2, whole genome shotgun sequence genome has a segment encoding these proteins:
- the LOC142196975 gene encoding uncharacterized protein LOC142196975, which translates to MMNQQGFIDNEHYVIQDCTFIIVELLKIFLEVGRPHTLQSNNDREFTAELISLWPTCKIVNGRPRHPAGQGSAVLSNQDYGEDLMDIKVEIIDESEEETDSWTDQQCKERRLSPLDTTTPIISSSHGNLSHHCVFPTDGAIARNQGEDVTDIKAEAEEERMRGHHLCKREVEEEIPGGVTTEIPSAISEGNFMLSVSDKGEDEDMMERSSGANLITPNVHPGHHSTDPSYNPLNHGEPSDQPQIVTTSTRKKEAKRFQCGERGREFTHRSSLDTHRRIHTGEKPYSCAECGKCFTDNPSYIRHQRIHTGEKPYSCSECGKCFVNKDNLIRHQKIHTGEKPYSCSECGKCFLNKQHFVVHQRTHTGEKPNLCTECGKCFTDNSSLSRHRRIHTGEKPYSCPECGKCFMNKGNLVKHVRIHTGEKPYLCSECGKCFKDKSSLNRHQRIHTEGKPYTECGKYVISKVKLNDYQRTHTKEKPS; encoded by the exons ATGATGAACCAACAAG GCTTTATTGACAATGAACACTACGTGATTCAGGATTGTACCTTCATCATTGTGGagctattaaaaatatttttggaaGTAGGTCGTCCTCATACACTACAAAGCAACAACGACCGTGAGTTTACAGCTGAATTAATAAGCCTGTGGCCAACGTGCAAAATTGTGAACGGTCGACCTAGACATCCAGCTGGTCAAGGATCTGCTGTGCTATCCAATCAAGATTAC GGTGAAGATCTGATGGATATTAAGGTTGAGATTATAGATGAGTCCGAAGAGGAGACGGAttcctggactgatcagcagtgtaaggagcggagactttctcctctagatactactactcccatcatctcctcatcacatggcaatctatcccatcactgtgtgtttcctacagatggagccattgccagaaatcagggagaagatgtgactgatattaaagcggaggctgaagaagagaggatgaggggccatcacctgtgtaagagggaagtggaggaggagattccaggaggtgttaccacag AAATTCCCAGTGCGATCTCTGAAGGAAACTTCATGTTATCAGTAAGTgataaaggagaagatgaagatatgatggagcgctcctcaggagcaaacctcattacccctaatgtacatccaggacatcacagtacagatccatcatataatcccctAAATCATGGGGAACCTTCTGACCAACCACAGATTGTGACCACAAGTACCAGGAAGAAAGAGGCGAAAAGATTTCAGTGTGGGGAACGTGGAAGAGAATTTACACACAGATCAAGTCTTGATACACACAGaaggattcacacaggagagaagccatattcatgtgcagaatgtgggaaatgctttacagATAACCCAAGTtatattagacatcagagaattcacactggagagaagccatattcatgctcagaatgtgggaaatgttttgtgaATAAAGACAATCTTATtagacatcagaaaattcacacaggagagaagccctattcatgttcagaatgtgggaaatgttttctgAATAAACAGCATTTTGTTGTAcaccagagaactcacacaggagagaagccaaatCTATGtacagagtgtgggaaatgttttacagataaTTCAAGTCTTAGTAGACATCGAcgtattcacacaggagagaaaccatattcatgcccagaatgtgggaaatgttttatgaaTAAAGGCAATCTTGTTAAGCAtgtgagaattcacacaggagagaagccgtatttatgttcagaatgtgggaaatgttttaaggaTAAATCAAGTCTTAATAGACATCAGAGGATTCACACAGAAGGGAAGCCAtatacagaatgtgggaaatatgtTATTTCAAAAGTAAAACTTAATGAttatcagagaactcacacaaagGAAAAGCCATCTTGA